A window of Longispora fulva contains these coding sequences:
- a CDS encoding DUF2461 domain-containing protein, producing MTRFTEDAFAFYEGLTADNSKAYWTEHRATYDTQVRAPFVALLDELAPAFGGGRVSVFRPYRDVRFSTDKSPYKLHQGGFVELAPSVGYYVQLDADGLLVGGGFHAVDRAQTARYWAAVDDADTGTALVTITAAVRKAGFELGGDQVRTRPRGVPADHPRLDLMRREFLTASRSVSAEEAVALDDLVPVVSKGWKALRPFLTWIATNAPPE from the coding sequence ATGACCCGATTCACCGAGGACGCCTTCGCGTTCTACGAGGGCCTGACCGCCGACAACTCCAAGGCGTACTGGACGGAGCACCGCGCCACGTACGACACCCAGGTGCGCGCCCCGTTCGTCGCCCTGCTCGACGAGCTGGCCCCGGCGTTCGGCGGCGGCCGCGTGTCGGTGTTCCGCCCGTACCGGGACGTGCGGTTCTCCACCGACAAGTCGCCGTACAAGCTGCACCAGGGCGGGTTCGTGGAGCTGGCGCCCAGCGTGGGCTACTACGTGCAGCTCGACGCCGACGGACTGCTCGTCGGGGGCGGCTTCCACGCCGTCGATCGGGCGCAGACCGCGCGGTACTGGGCGGCCGTCGACGACGCGGACACCGGGACGGCGCTGGTCACGATCACCGCCGCGGTGCGCAAGGCCGGCTTCGAGCTCGGCGGGGACCAGGTGCGCACCCGGCCGCGCGGGGTGCCCGCCGACCATCCCCGGCTGGACCTGATGCGCCGGGAGTTCCTCACGGCCAGCCGGAGCGTGTCCGCTGAGGAGGCGGTGGCGCTGGATGACCTCGTACCTGTCGTGTCGAAGGGGTGGAAGGCACTGCGCCCGTTCCTGACCTGGATCGCGACGAACGCCCCGCCGGAGTAG
- a CDS encoding PepSY-associated TM helix domain-containing protein: MSSVLSPTAPPGAAPEPTRPIWSLTPLLRRLHFYAGLLVAPFLIVAAVSGLAYSVAPQIDDILYSDVLYSRTDTGPQRTLAEQVTAARTAVPDGTLTGVLPADGDKATRVVFARPGLGADYRRTVYVDPHTADVQGQLTTWFGSTPAVTWLDGLHRHLQLGEPGRLYSELAASWLWLIALGGLILWWGRLRGRRRLRALLTPEKGIRGVRRTRSWHAAIGVWTLLGALLLSATGLTWSTYAGDNFNTALTALRAKAVPLDTTLPGSTGAPGMGGGHEGHGVSAAGADRAPTDPATFDRVLLAARTAGLTGPLEIGVAEEPGSAWTAAQVDNVWPVRRDQIAADPTTGAVTARASFADRPFLARLTTLGVQAHMGVLFGPANQIFLALTALGILTMIVLGYRMWWQRRPTRADRRSRLGAPPVRGGWRGLPLWALIPGPLVVVAVGWAIPLLGLSLAAFLVLDLVIGTARRSRRPASAT, encoded by the coding sequence GTGTCCAGCGTCCTGTCCCCCACCGCTCCACCCGGTGCGGCCCCCGAACCCACCCGACCCATCTGGTCGCTGACCCCGCTGCTGCGACGGCTGCACTTCTACGCCGGCCTCCTGGTCGCCCCGTTCCTGATCGTGGCGGCGGTGTCCGGGCTCGCGTACTCCGTGGCCCCGCAGATCGACGACATCCTCTACAGCGACGTCCTGTACTCCCGGACGGACACGGGCCCGCAGCGCACCCTGGCCGAGCAGGTCACGGCGGCGCGGACGGCCGTACCGGACGGGACGCTCACCGGCGTCCTGCCCGCCGACGGCGACAAGGCCACCCGGGTCGTGTTCGCCCGCCCCGGGCTGGGCGCCGACTACCGCAGGACCGTCTACGTCGACCCGCACACCGCCGACGTCCAGGGCCAGCTGACCACCTGGTTCGGGTCCACCCCGGCGGTGACCTGGCTCGACGGCCTGCACCGCCACCTGCAGCTCGGCGAACCCGGACGCCTGTACTCAGAACTCGCCGCCAGCTGGCTGTGGCTGATCGCCCTCGGCGGCCTGATCCTGTGGTGGGGCCGGCTGCGGGGCCGCCGTCGACTCCGTGCCCTCCTGACTCCGGAGAAGGGCATCCGAGGGGTACGCCGCACCCGCTCGTGGCACGCGGCGATCGGCGTGTGGACCCTGCTCGGCGCGCTCCTCCTCTCCGCGACCGGCCTGACCTGGTCCACGTACGCCGGCGACAACTTCAACACGGCACTCACAGCGCTGCGTGCCAAGGCCGTACCCCTCGACACGACCCTCCCCGGCAGCACCGGCGCCCCCGGCATGGGCGGCGGCCACGAAGGCCACGGCGTTTCGGCCGCGGGAGCCGACCGCGCCCCGACCGACCCGGCGACCTTCGACCGGGTACTCCTCGCCGCCCGCACCGCCGGCCTCACCGGCCCCCTGGAGATCGGCGTCGCCGAGGAACCCGGCAGCGCCTGGACCGCCGCCCAGGTCGACAACGTCTGGCCCGTGCGCCGCGACCAGATCGCCGCCGACCCGACCACCGGGGCGGTCACCGCCCGGGCGTCCTTCGCCGACCGGCCGTTTCTGGCGCGGCTGACGACCCTGGGCGTCCAGGCGCACATGGGCGTCCTGTTCGGCCCCGCCAACCAGATCTTCCTGGCGCTGACCGCCCTGGGCATCCTCACGATGATCGTGCTCGGCTACCGGATGTGGTGGCAACGCCGCCCCACCCGCGCCGACCGCCGGTCCCGGCTCGGCGCGCCGCCCGTCCGCGGCGGCTGGCGCGGGCTGCCGCTGTGGGCGCTGATTCCCGGACCGCTGGTCGTCGTCGCGGTCGGCTGGGCCATTCCGCTGCTCGGACTCAGCCTCGCCGCGTTCCTCGTGCTCGACCTGGTGATCGGCACGGCACGCCGGTCCCGGCGACCGGCGTCGGCCACCTGA
- a CDS encoding trypsin-like serine peptidase: MATAPRDTAARPWRTATRLVAAGLVAAALFWLFLARPTGPGDGQADTGTTTALATGTPAVGALFVDSGEHFCTASVVHSPGRNLAMTAAHCVSGGGDISFVPGFVDGRRPLGTWPVTRVVLDPAWTDGGDPDVDVGFLLLGDLDGQRIEDVVGAHQLGLDRGFEQRVRMTGYPDDRDAPITCTHDTERYSAHQLMIRCPGFTDGTSGGPWITDADPATGLGTVIGAIGGFEEGGGTAGVSYSTYFDHRIGDLYQRAITPPTVTR; this comes from the coding sequence ATGGCAACCGCACCGCGCGACACCGCGGCCAGGCCCTGGCGCACCGCGACCAGGCTGGTCGCCGCCGGGCTGGTCGCCGCCGCACTGTTCTGGCTGTTCCTGGCCCGCCCGACCGGTCCCGGTGACGGCCAGGCGGACACCGGCACGACGACCGCCCTGGCCACGGGCACGCCGGCCGTCGGTGCCCTGTTCGTCGACTCCGGGGAACACTTCTGCACCGCGAGCGTCGTGCACAGCCCCGGCCGCAACCTGGCGATGACGGCCGCGCACTGCGTCAGCGGCGGCGGGGACATCTCCTTCGTGCCCGGTTTCGTCGACGGCCGCCGACCGCTCGGCACGTGGCCGGTCACCCGGGTCGTGCTGGACCCGGCGTGGACGGACGGCGGCGATCCGGACGTCGACGTCGGGTTCCTGCTCCTCGGTGACCTCGACGGGCAGCGGATCGAGGACGTCGTCGGCGCGCATCAGCTCGGCCTCGACCGCGGCTTCGAGCAACGGGTCCGGATGACCGGGTACCCCGATGACCGCGACGCGCCCATCACATGCACGCACGACACCGAGCGGTACTCGGCGCACCAGCTCATGATCCGGTGCCCCGGCTTCACCGACGGCACGAGCGGCGGCCCCTGGATCACCGACGCCGACCCTGCGACGGGGCTCGGTACCGTCATCGGGGCGATCGGTGGTTTCGAGGAGGGCGGCGGGACCGCCGGCGTCTCCTACAGCACCTACTTCGACCACCGGATCGGTGACCTCTACCAGCGGGCGATCACCCCGCCGACCGTCACCCGCTGA
- a CDS encoding sulfite exporter TauE/SafE family protein, with protein MSLPAVLATGLLAGGVSCAAVQGGLLAGLVARRPAPEPAPTRTRAARLGDDLAPVGGFLAGKFASHTLLGGLLGAVGGAVAPSLAVRTAAQILAGLLVVGFGLAQLGVRGLTIDVPGSWSRFVRGRARSTSAFAPALLGLATIAVPCGVTLSVEALALTSGSAWAGAAAMAVFVAGTGPLFAALGYLARRAASAWRGRLAVATGLVVVALGLTTLNGGLELAGSPLAASRLANAAGLGPRTAEAGPVTVVDGHQTVTVTASSTSYRPADIRVAAGLPTTLLIRSKDVGGCARSFVIASRNVQLLLPVNGDTPVDLGILRPGRLGYSCAMGMYTGTLTIVESPQ; from the coding sequence GTGAGCCTGCCCGCTGTTCTCGCCACCGGCCTCCTCGCCGGTGGCGTGTCCTGCGCCGCCGTCCAGGGTGGCCTGCTCGCCGGCCTCGTCGCCCGCCGACCCGCCCCGGAGCCCGCCCCCACCCGGACCCGGGCCGCCCGGCTGGGCGACGACCTCGCCCCGGTCGGCGGATTCCTCGCCGGCAAGTTCGCGTCGCACACCCTGCTCGGCGGGCTGCTGGGCGCGGTCGGCGGTGCCGTCGCGCCGTCGCTCGCGGTGCGCACCGCCGCGCAGATCCTCGCCGGGCTCCTCGTCGTCGGGTTCGGACTCGCGCAGCTCGGCGTGCGGGGACTGACCATCGACGTGCCCGGCTCCTGGTCCCGGTTCGTGCGCGGCCGGGCCCGCTCGACGTCGGCGTTCGCCCCGGCCCTGCTGGGGCTCGCCACCATCGCGGTGCCGTGCGGGGTGACGCTGTCGGTGGAGGCCCTCGCCCTGACGTCCGGCTCGGCCTGGGCCGGCGCGGCCGCGATGGCGGTGTTCGTCGCCGGCACCGGCCCCCTGTTCGCGGCACTGGGCTACCTCGCCCGCAGGGCCGCCTCCGCCTGGCGGGGCCGCCTCGCCGTCGCCACCGGTCTCGTCGTCGTGGCGCTGGGCCTGACCACCCTCAACGGCGGACTCGAACTCGCCGGCTCGCCGCTGGCCGCGTCCCGCCTGGCCAACGCCGCCGGTCTCGGCCCGCGCACGGCGGAGGCGGGCCCGGTGACCGTGGTCGACGGGCACCAGACCGTGACCGTCACCGCCAGCAGTACCTCCTACCGGCCAGCCGACATCCGGGTCGCCGCCGGCCTGCCGACCACCCTGCTCATCCGCTCGAAGGACGTCGGCGGCTGCGCGCGGTCCTTCGTCATCGCGTCGAGGAACGTCCAGCTCCTCCTCCCGGTCAACGGCGACACCCCCGTCGACCTCGGCATCCTGCGGCCCGGACGCCTCGGGTACTCGTGCGCCATGGGCATGTACACAGGCACCCTCACGATCGTCGAGTCCCCGCAGTGA
- a CDS encoding DUF402 domain-containing protein yields the protein MTFPRGQTIIRRHRLPDGRISSVLSGRVVSDDEHGLALWVDAGSQTLRRVDAAGQPTRQLSLLTALRMTTLFAPHTWQPFRTLMLMPPGAAHSIWWSWRPDGEFASWYVNLERPAVRWAGGVDVCDQELDLLFHRDGTWMWKDEAQFDEYTGEPAFWDEAEGTAVRAEGERLLALARAGAAPFDGRLLDFQPDPAWRPTLVPHWWDLPAEATCWDADYFRTEDVSD from the coding sequence ATGACTTTCCCACGGGGACAGACGATCATCCGCCGGCACCGGTTGCCGGACGGCCGGATCAGTTCGGTGCTGTCCGGGCGCGTGGTCAGCGACGACGAGCACGGCCTGGCGCTGTGGGTCGACGCTGGCTCACAGACCCTGCGCCGGGTCGACGCGGCAGGCCAGCCGACCCGGCAGCTGTCGCTGCTGACCGCGCTGCGGATGACCACACTGTTCGCCCCGCACACCTGGCAGCCCTTCCGGACCCTGATGCTGATGCCGCCCGGCGCGGCCCACTCGATCTGGTGGAGTTGGCGACCGGATGGAGAGTTCGCCTCCTGGTACGTCAACCTGGAGCGCCCCGCCGTCCGGTGGGCCGGCGGGGTCGACGTCTGCGACCAGGAACTCGACCTGCTGTTCCACCGGGACGGCACCTGGATGTGGAAGGACGAGGCCCAGTTCGACGAGTACACCGGCGAGCCGGCGTTCTGGGACGAGGCCGAGGGCACCGCCGTCCGGGCCGAGGGCGAACGGCTGCTGGCCCTGGCCCGGGCGGGGGCCGCGCCCTTCGACGGCCGCCTGCTCGACTTCCAACCGGACCCCGCGTGGCGGCCGACCCTGGTGCCGCACTGGTGGGACCTGCCGGCGGAGGCGACCTGCTGGGACGCCGACTACTTCCGCACGGAGGACGTCAGTGATTGA
- a CDS encoding YcxB family protein, with amino-acid sequence MRIEFTTSRSAGYFRAMLAGGALRSARPYTVAAMILIVLGLLGLAAFEGVGVGGFLDWAAFVVAIGLLCWARWRFLVAVRVPASWRVPRRYVIDGDGLWSGTDQASTRWGWHLVGRVEEVPEAYVFYQDDSAMFDVPREPLSVEQDARLRAFLTDRGLVVRPA; translated from the coding sequence ATGCGCATCGAGTTCACGACCAGCCGCAGTGCCGGGTACTTCCGGGCCATGCTGGCGGGAGGGGCGCTGCGCTCGGCACGCCCGTACACCGTCGCAGCCATGATCCTGATCGTGCTCGGTCTGCTGGGTCTCGCGGCCTTCGAGGGCGTGGGCGTGGGCGGTTTTCTGGACTGGGCGGCGTTCGTGGTCGCGATCGGGCTGCTGTGCTGGGCCCGGTGGCGGTTTCTGGTCGCGGTGCGGGTGCCGGCGTCGTGGCGGGTGCCGCGGCGTTACGTGATCGACGGCGACGGCCTGTGGTCCGGTACCGATCAGGCGTCGACGCGGTGGGGCTGGCACCTGGTCGGCCGGGTGGAGGAGGTACCCGAGGCCTATGTCTTCTACCAGGACGACTCGGCGATGTTCGACGTGCCCCGCGAGCCGTTGTCCGTCGAGCAGGACGCACGGCTCCGCGCGTTCCTGACCGACCGAGGTCTGGTGGTCCGGCCCGCCTAG
- a CDS encoding peptidoglycan recognition protein family protein, translated as MITRRAMLAAATGAAASLALPLTGRANASPGQPYLDRASWGADEALRFGSDGVETWPPALFATQTLTVHHTVTANDDPDPAATVRAIYRDHAVVRGWGDIGYHLVIDGSGQVFEGRWSGGDHLPVFGDGAGPGGRPLMVNGGHVAGFNAGNIGVALLGDLSDRMPSPAARRSLVAVLAGLAVATGLDPLGTTRYVNPISGATATVDTISGHRNWQPTGCPGDRFYPELAALRRDVARLVPRPGP; from the coding sequence GTGATCACCAGACGCGCCATGCTGGCCGCCGCGACCGGAGCCGCCGCCAGCCTCGCCCTCCCCCTGACCGGGCGCGCCAACGCCAGCCCCGGTCAGCCCTATCTCGACCGTGCCAGCTGGGGTGCCGACGAGGCCCTGCGGTTCGGGTCGGACGGTGTCGAGACCTGGCCGCCGGCCCTCTTCGCGACACAGACGTTGACCGTGCACCACACTGTCACGGCCAACGACGATCCCGACCCCGCCGCCACCGTCCGGGCCATCTACCGCGACCACGCCGTCGTCCGCGGCTGGGGAGACATCGGGTACCACCTGGTTATCGACGGATCCGGCCAGGTATTCGAGGGCCGCTGGTCCGGCGGCGACCACCTGCCGGTATTCGGCGACGGGGCCGGTCCCGGCGGCCGTCCGCTGATGGTGAACGGCGGACATGTCGCCGGGTTCAACGCCGGCAACATCGGCGTGGCGCTCCTCGGTGACCTCAGCGACCGGATGCCTTCGCCCGCCGCCCGCCGTTCCCTCGTCGCGGTCCTCGCCGGGCTCGCCGTCGCCACCGGGCTCGACCCGCTCGGCACGACGCGGTACGTCAACCCGATCAGTGGCGCCACCGCGACCGTGGACACCATCAGCGGGCACCGAAACTGGCAGCCGACCGGATGCCCTGGCGACCGGTTCTACCCGGAACTGGCTGCGCTCCGCCGGGACGTCGCGCGACTGGTGCCCCGACCGGGGCCGTGA
- a CDS encoding HAD family hydrolase, which translates to MIDAIFFDVGGTILDESREFATWADWFGVPRHTLSAVHGAVIARGLDWQETFRAFRPGFDLATELDRRAAAGEPESFGETDLYPDARGCLAALKDQGLFVGLAGNQPAHAESTLRALDLAVDVIGTSHGWGAQKPSPAFFERVIREGGGDASSILYVGDRPDNDARPAMDAGMKACLIRRGPWGHILDIPAVSERCLFRIDTLDELPSLVARHNAASG; encoded by the coding sequence GTGATTGACGCGATCTTCTTCGACGTCGGCGGCACGATCCTCGACGAGTCCCGCGAGTTCGCGACCTGGGCGGACTGGTTCGGCGTCCCACGGCACACGCTGTCGGCGGTCCACGGCGCCGTGATCGCCCGGGGCCTGGACTGGCAGGAGACGTTCCGGGCCTTCCGGCCCGGCTTCGATCTCGCGACGGAACTCGACCGCCGAGCGGCCGCCGGTGAACCGGAGTCGTTCGGCGAGACGGATCTCTACCCCGACGCGCGGGGGTGCCTGGCGGCTTTGAAGGATCAGGGCCTGTTCGTGGGCCTGGCCGGCAACCAGCCGGCCCACGCCGAGTCGACCCTCCGCGCTCTGGACCTCGCCGTGGATGTGATCGGCACGTCGCACGGTTGGGGCGCGCAGAAGCCGTCACCGGCCTTCTTCGAACGGGTCATCCGCGAAGGCGGCGGCGACGCGTCCTCGATCCTGTACGTCGGCGACCGGCCCGACAACGACGCACGCCCGGCCATGGACGCCGGCATGAAGGCGTGCCTGATCCGGCGCGGCCCGTGGGGTCACATCCTCGACATCCCGGCCGTGTCCGAGCGGTGCCTGTTCCGGATCGACACGCTGGACGAACTCCCGAGCCTGGTCGCACGGCACAACGCGGCGAGCGGCTAG
- a CDS encoding MarR family winged helix-turn-helix transcriptional regulator, translating to MITRRTDVTPITCLLRPAARSAAQLVGILLCDAGVLPGQEQLLQALWAHGDLRQTELADACGLDPSTVTKSLQRLERAGLVHRAPAVDDRRVMVVATTETGEALRDVVQAAIAEADRLALEGLTEAEKEMLKRLLGRVQDNLVRAGVERALPGGC from the coding sequence ATGATCACCAGGAGGACGGACGTGACGCCGATCACCTGCCTGCTGCGCCCGGCGGCCCGCTCCGCCGCACAGCTCGTCGGCATCCTGCTGTGCGACGCCGGAGTGCTCCCCGGCCAGGAGCAACTCCTCCAGGCCCTGTGGGCGCACGGCGACCTGCGCCAGACCGAGCTGGCCGACGCGTGTGGGCTCGACCCGTCCACGGTCACCAAGTCCCTGCAACGGCTCGAACGCGCGGGGCTCGTCCACCGGGCCCCGGCCGTCGACGACCGGCGGGTCATGGTGGTCGCCACCACCGAGACGGGGGAGGCGCTGCGCGACGTCGTGCAGGCCGCGATCGCCGAGGCCGACCGGTTGGCGCTGGAGGGGCTCACGGAGGCTGAGAAGGAGATGCTGAAGCGGCTGCTCGGCAGGGTCCAGGACAACCTGGTCCGCGCCGGAGTCGAACGCGCGCTCCCCGGCGGCTGCTGA
- a CDS encoding alkene reductase — MSRVFETVKVGAVELPNRLVMSPMTRNRAGDGGVPTALNAEYYAQRASAGLIITEGNQPSVVSQGYLATPGLHSAEQVAGWKVVTDAVHAEGGRIFAQIMHSGRIGHPEISGHNPKAPSPVQADGTTYTPEGPKDHPVPDELTVEEIAGTVADFATAARNAIAAGFDGVELHGANGYLLQQFLSDNANLRTDSYGGSVDNRIRFVVEVVQAVVDAVGAERTGLRLSPGNTYNGLVESDPAGVYVPLVRALEPLGLAYLHLNVAATEPALVDELRAIWSGPLLVNQAATGALADLESAEAWLERGADAVVYGRAFLANPDLVERLRTGTELNDADGATFYGGTHVGYTDYPKAA, encoded by the coding sequence ATGTCCCGCGTCTTCGAAACGGTCAAAGTCGGCGCCGTGGAACTTCCAAACCGCCTGGTGATGTCCCCCATGACCCGCAACCGGGCCGGGGACGGCGGCGTCCCGACCGCCCTCAACGCCGAGTACTACGCGCAGCGGGCCTCCGCCGGCCTGATCATCACCGAGGGCAACCAGCCCAGCGTCGTCAGCCAGGGCTACCTCGCCACCCCCGGGCTGCACTCCGCCGAGCAGGTCGCCGGCTGGAAGGTCGTGACCGACGCCGTGCACGCCGAGGGCGGCCGGATCTTCGCCCAGATCATGCACTCCGGCCGGATCGGCCACCCCGAGATCTCCGGGCACAACCCCAAGGCCCCTTCCCCGGTACAGGCCGACGGGACGACCTACACGCCCGAAGGCCCGAAGGACCACCCGGTCCCCGACGAGCTGACCGTCGAGGAGATCGCCGGGACCGTCGCGGACTTCGCCACCGCCGCACGCAACGCCATCGCCGCCGGCTTCGACGGGGTCGAACTGCACGGCGCCAACGGGTACCTGCTCCAGCAGTTCCTCTCCGACAACGCCAACCTGCGCACCGACTCCTACGGCGGATCCGTGGACAACCGGATCCGGTTCGTCGTCGAGGTCGTCCAGGCGGTGGTCGACGCGGTCGGCGCCGAGCGCACCGGGCTGCGGCTGTCGCCGGGGAACACGTACAACGGGCTCGTGGAGTCCGACCCCGCTGGGGTGTACGTGCCGCTGGTCCGAGCGCTGGAGCCCCTGGGTCTGGCGTACCTACACCTGAATGTCGCCGCGACCGAGCCCGCGCTGGTAGACGAGCTGCGCGCGATCTGGTCCGGCCCGCTGCTGGTCAACCAGGCGGCCACCGGGGCGCTCGCCGACCTGGAGTCGGCGGAGGCGTGGCTGGAGCGCGGCGCGGACGCCGTGGTCTACGGCCGGGCGTTCCTCGCCAACCCGGACCTGGTGGAGCGGCTGCGCACCGGTACGGAACTCAACGACGCCGACGGCGCGACCTTCTACGGCGGCACGCACGTCGGGTACACGGACTACCCGAAGGCCGCCTGA
- a CDS encoding heavy-metal-associated domain-containing protein, with translation MTVTHTFRVEGMRCGGCGLLVDDAVEDLPGVRTSTTSVRAGRTVVEAGAEVDPGRIAAAITAAGYPATRVA, from the coding sequence GTGACGGTGACGCACACGTTCCGGGTCGAGGGAATGCGCTGCGGCGGGTGCGGACTCCTCGTCGACGACGCCGTCGAGGACCTGCCCGGCGTGCGGACGTCCACGACGTCGGTGCGGGCCGGGCGCACCGTGGTCGAGGCCGGCGCGGAGGTCGACCCCGGGCGGATCGCCGCGGCGATCACCGCCGCCGGGTACCCAGCCACCCGGGTGGCCTGA
- a CDS encoding NUDIX domain-containing protein, whose protein sequence is MHGRLLAEIAHDDDLILSGRTVGRSSVRGIVRRHGRLLMVRSRDGDYKFPGGGVEAGESVPDALCRELAEECGARVLGVGEPFGRVLEHAAAREADYDVFTNTSWYLHCEIAADFGEQRLEDDERELGLVPVWVDIAEAIAVNSALLAGGAGPRWLRRETTVLRLVNGSA, encoded by the coding sequence ATGCATGGGCGGCTGCTCGCGGAGATCGCGCACGACGACGATCTGATCCTGTCCGGACGGACCGTCGGACGGTCCTCGGTGCGCGGGATCGTCCGGCGCCACGGCCGGTTGCTGATGGTGCGCTCCCGCGACGGGGACTACAAGTTCCCCGGCGGCGGGGTCGAGGCTGGCGAGTCGGTTCCGGACGCGCTGTGTCGGGAGTTGGCCGAGGAGTGCGGGGCGCGCGTGCTGGGCGTCGGCGAACCTTTCGGACGGGTACTGGAGCACGCGGCGGCCCGGGAGGCCGACTACGACGTGTTCACCAACACGTCCTGGTATCTGCACTGTGAGATCGCGGCGGACTTCGGGGAGCAGCGGCTCGAGGACGACGAGCGGGAGCTCGGGCTGGTACCGGTCTGGGTGGACATCGCAGAGGCGATCGCGGTGAACTCGGCACTGTTGGCGGGTGGGGCCGGTCCGCGCTGGCTCCGTCGTGAGACGACCGTTCTCCGCCTGGTCAACGGGTCCGCCTGA
- a CDS encoding VOC family protein, whose translation MATSFKICVDCADPHLLASFWAAALDYEIEDHAPLIRQLLDAGAVGPDDVTEVDGRLAFRAAAAIRDPAVPAPAVGQGGRVLFQVVPEPKSAKNRMHLDLHVPDQAATVARLVELGATVTGHGEEGGRGWTVMADPEGNEFCVANAV comes from the coding sequence ATGGCCACCTCCTTCAAGATCTGCGTGGACTGCGCGGACCCGCACCTGCTGGCGTCATTCTGGGCCGCCGCACTCGACTACGAGATCGAGGACCACGCGCCCCTCATCCGCCAACTGCTCGACGCCGGAGCGGTCGGCCCCGACGACGTGACCGAGGTCGACGGCCGGCTGGCCTTCCGCGCCGCCGCCGCGATCCGGGACCCGGCTGTGCCCGCCCCGGCGGTCGGCCAGGGTGGCCGGGTGCTCTTCCAGGTCGTCCCGGAGCCGAAGTCCGCGAAGAACCGGATGCACCTGGACCTGCACGTGCCCGATCAGGCGGCGACGGTCGCGCGTCTGGTGGAGCTGGGCGCCACCGTGACCGGGCACGGCGAGGAGGGCGGCCGCGGCTGGACGGTCATGGCCGACCCGGAAGGCAACGAGTTCTGCGTGGCGAACGCCGTCTGA